Proteins co-encoded in one Xiphophorus couchianus chromosome 3, X_couchianus-1.0, whole genome shotgun sequence genomic window:
- the pbx2 gene encoding pre-B-cell leukemia transcription factor 2, which yields MLQQQPLTGNGPSNGRGLGVSGHPGMHALNSVHQPSQHRSDGGESGLEGTENGHETRRDIGDILQQIMTITDQSLDEAQAKKHALNCHRMKPALFSVLCEIKEKTGLSMRNTQEEEPQDPQLVRLDNMLLAEGVAGPEKGGGAAAAVSAATSSGGMSPDSSLEHSDYKSKLSQIRSIYHTELEKYEQACTEFTTHVMNLLREQSRTRPVTPREIERMVAIIHRKFSSIQTQLKQSTCEAVMILRSRFLDARRKRRNFSKQATEVLNEYFYSHLSNPYPSEEAKEELAKQCGITVSQVSNWFGNKRIRYKKNIGKFQEEANLYAMKTALGARQGDDSPHTPNSTGSGSFSLSGSADMFLGVPSVNGEQSSYQMQTNGNWQGRTSPPSGTSPRTDHSDNSD from the exons ATGTTGCAACAGCAGCCTCTGACTGGCAATGGGCCATCCAACGGCCGGGGACTCGGCGTGAGCGGCCACCCCGGGATGCATGCGCTCAACTCGGTTCATCAACCCTCCCAGCACCGGTCGGACGGAGGCGAGTCGGGCCTCGAGGGCACAGAAAACGGACATGAAACCCGCAGAGATATTGGTGACATACTGCAGCAAATAATGACCATCACCGACCAAAGTTTGGACGAGGCACAAGCAAA GAAACACGCACTAAACTGTCACCGAATGAAGCCCGCATTGTTCAGCGTTCTTTGCGAGATCAAGGAAAAAACGG GCCTGTCTATGAGGAACACCCAGGAGGAGGAGCCTCAGGATCCTCAGCTGGTCCGTTTGGACAACATGCTGCTGGCGGAGGGTGTCGCCGGGCCGGAGAAAGGAGGCGGGGCTGCCGCCGCCGTGTCTGCCGCCACCAGCTCTGGAGGGATGTCGCCCGATAGCTCGCTCGAGCACTCCGACTACAAAAGCAAGTTGAGCCAGATTCGCAGTATCTACCACACTGAGCTGGAGAAGTATGAGCAG GCATGCACTGAATTCACCACTCACGTCATGAACCTGCTGAGGGAGCAGTCGCGCACGCGGCCCGTGACTCCGCGGGAGATCGAGCGCATGGTGGCCATCATCCACCGCAAGTTCAGCTCCATCCAGACTCAGCTCAAGCAGAGCACGTGTGAGGCCGTCATGATCCTGAGGTCCCGCTTCCTGGATGCCAG GCGTAAGAGGCGCAACTTCAGCAAACAGGCCACAGAGGTCCTCAACGAGTATTTCTACTCCCACCTGTCCAACCCTTACCCCAGCGAAGAAGCCAAAGAGGAACTGGCCAAACAGTGTGGAATCACCGTCTCTCAG GTCTCCAACTGGTTTGGCAACAAACGAATCCGCTACAAGAAAAACATCGGCAAGTTCCAAGAGGAGGCCAACCTTTACGCCATGAAGACGGCTTTAGGAGCCAGACAGGGAGACGATTCTCCGCACACTCCAAACTCCACAG GGTCGGGGTCGTTCTCCCTGTCGGGCTCAGCGGACATGTTCCTCGGGGTTCCATCTGTGAACGGCGAGCAGTCCTCCTACCAGATGCAG